The window GTTTGGACTTGGAACAAAATTAAGGCTATACTATGATACTGAACCCCATTTTGCGGTTGAATTCAACATGGAGTAAACCTTGAAAGCCAGTGGCGGAACCATCTTATAGGAAGGGATGTCAAATACATTGTCTAGGTaggtaaaaaaaattatatgcatatatatatattatgtgttgACTCTTGATTTTCtcgtatgtttacttttatatattttgacacccttTAATGAAAATTCTGGCTCTGCCACTGTTGAAAGTTATGCACTATCTAACAGCTGCAATCCTCTGTTTGATTTGAATGGAATCTTTGATGTCTATACTAGGCATACATTGTTGGGGAGCATGGTGACAGCTCCGTGGCACTTTGGTCGAGCATTAGCGTTGGAGGTGTTCCTGTACTTAGCTTTCTGGAGAGGCAACAAATTGCTTTTGAGAAGGAGACACTAGAAAAGATCCATAAACAAGTTGTGGAGAGTGCATATGAAGTGATTAGTCTGAAAGGTTACACGTCGTGGGCGATCGGGTACTCTGTAGCTAACTTGGCTCGATCAATTATCCGAGACCAGAGAAGGATTCACCCTGTCTCAGTCCTCGCGAAGGGATTCTATGGTATTGACGGCGGTGATGTGTTCTTGAGCTTGCCTGCACAGCTTGGTAGAAGTGGAGTTTTGGGTGTGACAAATGTGCATCTTACTGATGAGGAAATTCAGCAACTTAGGAACTCTGCTAAGACCATTTTAGATGTGCAAAACCAGTTGGGAATTTGACTTGGTTAAAGTTAATACTAATAGTTTCCCTTTGTTTACCACAACTTACTGTTGTTTTTTACCATCCCGTAATTGAATTTTGCATTCTTGCAAAATCTTTTCTGAGAAGGAAAATTGTGGGAAATTCGTGTTATAGTAGTACATGTTGGCTGCCTACTTGTGTGTGGTTCTTACTTTGAAATATATAGTGAACTTTGATTCATactcttctataaatagagtttcaTACTACTTATGTGTTACGGTCATTGGCGGAGACATAGTTTTCGCTAAGGGgtttcaaaaagaaagaaaaagttaaaAGAGATTGTGGCCAATGAGAATTGTACCAGCAAGCTTGTAAAAGTTTTGACCCTCCTTAACCACTTAGCTATGCTTTTGAGTTGAGGGAAGgagattcaaaatataatatatagagaaGTACAAATCATATTTGCCTTATATGTACAGTGTAATCTGATGAAGGGGTTCAGGTGAACCCCACTTCCGCCCCTCTAAATCCGCTCCTGGTTACAACACAACATGTTGGCTACCTACTTATTATCTTTGGTACTGACAATGAAATCCGTATTATGAGGATTTATCATGAATTGACTAGTTTTCCGTTGGCTACCAGCGTACCGCAACCCTCCTCCTTTATCCGAGCTTGGTATGACAATAATATATGTTGAGCTTAAAGAAAAAGgcgaggattcatatagccaacCCCAACTTATTTGAGATTAAGACATAGTTATTTTATTGACTTTGAAATCTAATATTATTGCTTCTGAACTTGTTTTGAAACAGTGTTTTTGAAGGGAACAAGAATTTTGAGAAACCATATATTGCTTGCTGAATGTGGCCAGGGGCAGAGTTATATGGTCCCTGAAAGGGTTTTAATTGAATTCCCCTATCAGAAAACTATATCGTGCAAATAGcataaaaacaaaatatttttgtatatatgaaAATTGTATGAATCCACTTAACTACTGGTTTCAAGAACTGGTACACCATTTGTATGCAGCATCAGCAATCcatccttttattttttttcctaaaTGATGAATATATTAGCACCTATCAATGTCAAGAAAAGAATACAAATGAAAGGAAGCTCTAGTTTCCGTACAAACCATCGTTATTTTATAcgtattttttttttcacttttagcaTGCATCAGAAATTATTTACATTTTGTAggcgaaaaagtgtataaaatttgtataatttttttacactttatatatatatatatatatatatatatatatatatatatgcaaaacatatatatttttcgactattattttgagaggAAATATATAGTGTCATTTTTCCTATTTTATATATGTGAATAAATTGAGTCTAGTTATGAAATATGTTAGTGGATTAAGGAGAAAAAGAATTATACCCTATCTAAACGTATATAACAATTTTCAATATTATTATCACCAAGTCCTTTTAACTTCGTCTATGTGAGCTTGTTCACATTGTCGATCCCAAGCTCAGAGAAGGTAGGAGAGTTACCAAATTGTATAAACTTAGTCAATTTATGATGAATCCTAATAAAATATACTCCATAAAATAACATGAAAATTCCCGCTCTTAGCTCTTCACATAggagaaatagaaagaaaaaaagaacaaaTGATAAATAGACTTTCAATTACATGAAAACTAAATACAGGAAGCTCAAAATCAAATGTCACATACACCACTTCGTGTACAAAATACAATaacaaacttaaaatttcaaactaCATCCATCAAATTACACAACCATAGCATAAACAATGGGAGCAAAAAGTTAACACAAACTATAATATATCCctcaaaaaataagaaaaagtgAAAGCAAAATATTGAATTTTTCAAGGGCAAATAAAGCCAGATGGAACCTTTTTCCCACAGACATTAAGTAAAAGACTTAGTGAAAGAGGGACATTGAGATTAATCCCAAGAACATTTGCTTTAATTGCAGTGCAAAGGCAAAGGGCAGCTTCAACATCAGCAAGTCCTTTTATGAGAGTACAACAAGGTTTCTTTGGAATATTACCAATTTTAAGGCCAAGTAAATTTCCAAGAATATTAGCACAAACACCTAATTTTAGGGTGTTTTTAGGACACTTGCCTTTATAATTAGGGCTACGGGTTGgctttggttttggttttggactAGGACAAGTGCCACATGCACTAACAAGAGAGAAAAATAGAAGGTTGACAAGAAGAAAAAGGGCAAGAGAAGTAGTTctttttgaagccattttctcTCAAAGTTTAATACTTCTCTTAATCACTATTAGTTGAGAAGAGAAGGTTTTGGTTGATGGAAATGGAATTGTAAGGGGTGGGTTTTTATAGCATGCAAAAAGAAGATGAATGTGaagaaatataattaaaatagaaataaaaaaaacaTGTTGAATTATTTCTGCTTGCCCAAGAGATTTAAATTAGCTGGCAACACAAGCAAAgatttctaaaatattttggATGCATTTGAATAATATGGCGTCTCGTAAATTATCATGTTCCTTGCCCAAGTcgcgattatatatatatatatatatatatatatatatatatagtcggtGGCTGCGGTTGAAAATTGAATTAACAACCTTACAAAGATTTTGAACCTTCTTAATAGGGGTTGAcatcggtcggttcggttcggtttttGTAGAATTTCGGTTCGGTTAATTCGATTTTCGATTTGTGATTTTAATAATCAAAACCGAACCATAATAACTTTAGTTCGGTTCGGTTTAAtcggttcgattttcggtttcaAGCCATGACAAAAATAGTACGAAACAACGAAAATATATTACTTTTTGCAGTAGATGCAAGTGCTTCTACTGTCTTCAACTAAACCATTTACGTATATATATCTtttaaaaaatatacataaaataagaaACATATATTTTTCTGTTTATGGTGTTGTATCAAAGTTTATGTTGCGGTGTTGATGATAGTACAGTTTGATACGGAAGAGAGAGCTAAAGCTAATGCCATAGGTGATGAAATCCGCCGTTGTTATGCTTGTTTCTGTCACTACCCAAGGTTAATTGTTTTGACCAATGAAGCAATTAATAAATCAGCAAGCACAAtaaaaattcataaaatattttttttaagaaattaaaatgaaatgaagcaaaaatTACCTGACAGAAGAGAGAAGCAGAAGCTTAAAGTAAGAAGAATGGCTGCGAAGAGCTATGCTTAGATAATTGAAACCCCTCATCTTCTTTCCTTTTCCTCTTACCAAATTGTTTAAGATTTAACACTTCCTCAGTATTTTCTAGCAAATCAGCTTTAAGCTATGGATCAAGTGAAGTGAGTAGTGAAAACAAGGAATGTGAAAATCGAGTAGAAAATTCGGTTTTTCGATTTAATCGAAAACCAAACCATTAAAACACCACTGAATCGAACTTTTTAAAACTATAAATTACAAACCGACCGAATAAACCGTAAAACCGAAATTTTCGGTTCGGCCGGTTTTTTCTATTCGGttggtattatgcccacccctacttcTTGACCACTGAGCTATACTTTTGGGTTGTGTCAAAAtgagtcaaaatataaaatataaaagtgggttcGCCCCCTAAATCCGCCACTAGTTATAGCAAATTAGCATTATTTTGATTTAATATATATGCGTTGACGATGTaagatttttttaatattatctaTGTAATTTAACATGCATGTAATTGTAGGTTAATTAGTACCATTTTTATCAACTTACAAATTCATTCATATACCAGATTTACCTGAAATTATCTTATAAATAACCTGATAAGAACCGATAGTTTGTCGGAGAAGATGTCAATTTTCATCGTTTTTTAACTTTAGCCTAGATGAGAGTGCATTATTGCATAAAATAACACGGGCTTCGTCAATTTCTTTTGTTATTCTTTGGATAAATTATTGCTCTGTCTTAAATCTTAATAGGATGTCATCATTTACCTAAAACAAAATAGATATTAGTGGTCTAATCATGTTTTAATAATGTCTTTACTTGATCAAGATCAACAAATGTGAGTCACGGGCATAATTAGAATGTACTAAGGGCTCCACTTACGAAAGAAAACAAGGTATTATATGCCAAAACAAATTATTATAGGATTTAATTGTTTTAATTGTTTGATATAATTATTTCTTGTAAGCCCTGAATTTTAGCAGGCACGAGCATATTTTGTAGATCTCGGAAGCATGTGAAGAAGGAATATAAGTTGTCATGATCTAGCTGGGAATTGTTATCTTGTTTACTAATTAATTATAATGTAACTTAGTTATATACACTCTTCACTAACAACTTATGTTAAAACGTCGATTTTGCTTTTTTCCGAGTCATAAAGCCACTCGTATTTTTAAAGTAATTTAATAGTggatttaaatttttatataCTATTACGTATGTTATGTATACTTAGAGTTATTTAATTTATGTCTGACCATTTGTTTTCACTTAATGGAGACTAACATTTGATTCATTCATATCTTAACACATTAAGTGTAttcattttctttcttatttcaaCACTCCCTTGCTCTGAATCATCGAATTTCATTCTTATtttgtaaaaaaataaataaaaaattcttGAAATCATTAATATATTGTTCACTTAATTTTTATTTTCGTGAATGTGACTACTTATCACTACTATGTCCTGTAGTACCACACGAGTGCCACCGCCACTGCATACCACCATTGCCAATATCAACCGTTGACCATCTCCACAACTAGCCAATATACAATCAGCTACAACCAGACGTTCATCACCCTTGGCCTCGTCACGCACAAGCACCACTAACCATCACTGTACTATGTACCACTTCCTCCACCGTaggcggattcaggatttgaaatttattaatttctattgtaatctcaaattaatatacaataataactaggttcacatttctatatttatagatatttaatggattttttaataaaaatatagggTCTCCGCAAAAGTTTCCGGGTTCCCGGTAACTATCTTCTACATCCGCCACTATCCTCCACCAACCACGACTTTTGCCAGCTATCACCTCACTACTATCCCCATCGACCACCAACATATTATTGCATAGGGTAAAATCAGTTAATACTAAATACTCGCATAATAGAGCGACACGTGGAACCATAGACAGACGGAAAGTGAGACAGGAGGAAACCAAGACCGGAGGCAGCAACTTCGGTTAGTACCGAAGAGCCCACGAAGGGAATATTGCTAATAAAGACAAACGAATGCATGCCACCCGATATCATTCAGTGAAGAATATTCTGCAATATTAAATACACCGTCCGTTATAGAGAATTATGGGATTCATAGcctgccgttacacattcttcaatgactcccataattatcatttaagagaggcttgatcctaggaccttgttccctaggtgcaactataaatagtgatttCAACAGTCATTGTAAGGACACGAATtgtctgacaaacttatgctatataATATTCAAACgctcaataatactttatttctTGCCTATTAATACTTGTGTTACTACCTTCGGAAGCTCTGCCCCGGAACCAAAGCTATTTGCTGATTTACCTCAATTTCAATGCCAAGTcttgtatttttatttaatttaattattattttgggatcaaatcgattcgcttgtctataaaccacgtacaaatttaactgtactgttttacgggtaaacagtatggcgcccaccatggggcttagacagttgcgtaattgggttgatccttgcatctattactaacctGTGTAATTCTTTGTTTCTTAGCGAAAACTcataaaaaatggcagataacgatgtcaacatcaTGCACAACGTTGAGGCCCAAGAAAATCAGCCTCAACACGAAGATTCGATCAGCGATACTCGCAACGAGGAGGGCGTAGCCACGCTGATCCATGGTGGACAATATCCACAGCACGTTCGAGAGGCAACACCTGATGATGCTGAATACAAGCACGTTGTGGAAACAGTGAGAATCTTAAGGGAGTAATAAAGGGCTATTATGGGCCATCTCTCGCGACAAGACCAGGTCATGACGGAGTTGAAGAAAGTGTTGTAGGGTGCCTCCAACAATGCAAATGGTAGAGGTCCAGTTCATCCCGGTGCTTCCGCAAACCAAACAACACAAAGGGTTGATAACAACATTCCCATGGGTGAGGTCGGCTTCGACAGGGCCGGAGGGAATGACGAAGGATCCGGTAACAATAACGAGAATGATCCCTTAAAATCAAACTCATGCGGTTTTTGACGGAAATAAACGCCCGAATGGATCAAATCCCGGGTGCACTGCCGGTGCTGAAAGGACCAGACTTAAAGAAATACACCTTAGTTGCCGTTCAAACTAAGCGCGTCACCGGAGTTGATCTCGAAGTAGTTCAAAATGCCAGACGTGCCAAAAGATGATGGGACTCCAGATCTtcaggagcacatcaccacctatacaatgaCGGTGAAAGGAATCGACTTAGCTCCGCACAAGATTAATCAGTCTTGTTCAataagttcggggagaccctcactAAAGGGcccctgacatggtattcacttttaccttggcactcaatagattccttcgagatgctcgcagattcttttaTCAAGGCCTATGAACTCCCGCAGCAATTCAAACTCTCCTCGTGTAATTCTTAATATGTCGGCCTATCGTAAGGAAATGATGCTGCTACCGGCCGTGttggatgaatgggcagctgaggcATTTACTAAAGGGATGAATCCGAGGAGTTCAGACGCTTCTCGAAAACTGAAAGAAAGTATGCTTGAGTTCCAAGCAACAACATAGGTGGATGTCCACAACCGCTACGAGTCGAAAATAAGAATAGAGGATGACCAGCTCGATTTTCCGGCATCAACCAAGGTTCAGGATCGGGAAAAGAATAAGGAAAAGTAGAAGGATGATCTCGACGCAGAACGACGGTCTTCTAGAGGtcggtttttgccctacgaaagGGCCGAAGGACGCGACAGAGGTTTTCGATTAGCGAATTGATTCGCTACCGATAGGAGAGCTGATCGCGGCTGGAAAAATAGATCGTTATAGGACAAAGAGGTATCGGGCTCCCAGGATTCCACCTACCCCATATTGTCTGAATATAACTTCAGTGTCAGTGTAGTGGAACTGATATCGTCAATGAGGAACATTAAGGAAGCACGATTCCCGAGGTCGATAAGATATGACCTCAGTTAGAGGGATCCTAATCTATGGTGTGAGTGCCATGGGACCAACGACCACCGGACTGAGGACTGGCGACATCTGCGCGAAGAGGTGGTGACGTTGCTGAAAAATGGCCATAtcagagaattcttaagcgaccgGGCTAAGAACAACTATGGCTGCAACTACAATAACACGGAACCCTCAAAAGCAAGGGAAGATCCTCCTCGTCTAATGATCAACATGATTTTAGGGGGAAACGAGATTAATGGTGTAACCTTTTCGGCAGCGAAAAAGACAAAGGTATCAGTGACCCATAGCAAGAGACTCAGGGAAGTCGCTGAGGACGACATCACCTTCACGGAGGAGGACACATATGGACTCCTACTACCACACAATGATGCCCTGGTAATTTCGGGCTTAAGAACGTTGGAGCCAGTTACTAGAGGCTTGTaaacaaaatatttgaaaaacaatggaagtttatatagatgatatgctggttaagtctttgaacgcaagtgatcatcttaaacatctCCAAGAAACCTTTAACATCCTAaagaagcacaacatgaagcttaaccccgaaaagTATGCATTCAGAGTCAGCTCCGGCAAGTTCTTGGGGTTCCTGGTGTCAAAAAGGGGAATCGcagtcaatcccgataaaattagAGCCATCAAGGAATCCCCGACCTGCTATCAAATGTGAAAGAGGTTCAAAGGTTAATAGGAAGACTAGCCGCTTTGAGTAGGTTCAATTATCGGACTTTAGAAAAGTGTCATCACTTCTTTTCActtttgaagaagaagaacaactttgaatggactccggaatgccagcaggctctGAAAGATTTGAAagggtatttatcgagccctcaATTACTATCAAAACCGGAGGAAGACGAACAATTGCTGATTAACTTTGCAGTCTTAGAGGTAGCGGTAAGTCCCGCTTTGGCCTCTTTCAAGgattttctcctcatgctatacatagaatatgttttttcaataatgagggaAGCCTCTCGGTGCTGAAGCTCTTCCTTAAGCTAGTCAACCTCGATCGAAAGGTTATTCCACTCGGATCTAGTGGCTTGAAGGTTGATGTCAAGGTCATGGATAGTGGAGTTATAAGCTTTATTGTGCTACATGACCTTCCTATACTTCTTTTCCATCCAGGCATTCTTCTCCTCAGCAACAACATcctcttcagctttggagttcaagcctgcctccaaattatttaaTATTTCAGTAGAGGCAGTTCGTGAAGATGAATGTACGCAATCTccgatctattatgttagtaaaattttaacgggagcagaaaatCGCTACCCACACCTCTAAAAATTAGCCTTAGGTcccgtagtcgccgctcgaaagttTAGGCCTTAATTTCAATGGCACCAGATAACCGTGGTGACAACCTTTCCCCTATGGAATATCCTTCACAGACTTGAACTTTCAGGTCAACTGGCCAAATGAGCAATCGAAATGAGTAAATTTGACCTAGAGtataaacctaggactgcgatcaagtcacaagttttggctgaCTTTATGGCTAATTTCAGTCCTGCACTGCTGCCTTTGACCACCAAAGAAGCGGTGATAGTGTCAGAATCGATATCGGGAGTCTGGACCTTATTCACGGacggagcttccaatgtgaaagggtctATGCCCGGGGTAGTATTAATCACGCCTTTTGGAGAAACCCTGAGGCAAGCCATGAGAACTGTtcccttgactaacaatgaagcagagtatgggGCCTTTATTGCAGGACTCGAGCGGGAGCAGGGACTAGACTAATGTGATTCTCAATTggtagtaaatcaggtctacgggatcttcgacaCCAAAGAGGAACACATGTAACAATATGTAGTAAAAGTCCAGACTCTACTCGCATGGTTCAGGGAATGGTTAATCACCCACATCCCGGGGAAGAAAAAGCGAAAGCAGACACACTAGCCAATTTGGGTTCTTCCACGGAAATAAAGAGATCAGATTCCGGCACGGTCGTGCAGCTTATGCATTCGATATTAGATGTGGACGGCTATTATGAAGTAAACATGGCCAATTTGGTCTGGGAatggaggaatgagatcattgaCTATCTTGAGCATGGAAAACTACCCGAATATCCCAAGGCATCCTGGGCGCTACGCACTAAAGTAGCCCGTTACTACTTCAGGGGAGGTCAATtatatagaaaatctttccaaggcccgttggcccgaagTTTAGGAGCCTCTGAAGCTAATTACGTCATGAGAGAAGTTCACAAAGGAATTTGTGGAAATCACTCGGGTGAGGACTCCTTGGTATTAAAGCTAAATGTTAACACCACGCACCGTTGGTGCTTCAACCAGTAGAACTATTGCACTCGATTTTgtcaccttggccattcatgaaatgggggatggatatagtcAGTTTACTGCTGCCGActcccggtaaggtaagatttcttttgattttaactgattaCTTTTCTAAGTGGTTTGAAGTAGGCCCTTACTAGAAAATCGGCGAGCGCGAAGTAGTCTATTTCCTATGGAacaatataatttgcaggttcgggaTACCAAAATAGATGGCCTGCGACAACATGCCTCAATTTATAGGtgcaaaggtcacaaaattccttgaagaccggaaaatcaaaagaatcacatcaTCAACATACCACCTGAGCGCAAACAACCAGGTGGAATTGACGAACAAAGTAATTATTCagaatctcaaaaagagattggatgTAGCCAACGGCAAATGGCCTGAAAAGTTATCACGAGTGCTATGGGCGTACCTAACAACGAGCAAATCAAGCATGGGATAGATGCATTTCTCTCTCGTATACGGATCAGAAGCCCTGATCCCGGTGGAAGTGGGAGAACCTACCATGAGATACTTCCGGGCGGACGAAGAAGCAAGCAACGAAGCATTATTGGTCAGATTGGAGCTGCTCgacgaacgcagggacttggcataTATAAGGATGGcggcccaaaaataaaaaatggaaagatattacaatcgaagagctaatctccgttatttcaaagtgggagacttgatTTTATGGAAAGTGACTCAATATACCCGAGAGCTCGACGCAGGAAAGCTGGGTCCaatgtgggaaggcccctaccgagtTTTAGCTGTCACCGAAAAAGGATAATACGAATTGGAAAATCAAGACGGAGTAAAATTgccgaacaactggaatgtggcacaccttaaaagatattattgttgatgagCACCGCATATACTGAACGTatatgctgcactcttttttccatCGTCCAGGTTTTGTCCCAATtaagtttttctggcaaggtttttaattaGGCAACAACGAAAAGCATAATACGGAGAACCACTATGGGACAGTTAGATAATATTTTGCTCGGTAGCCCGGGAAATAAGGTTTGCTATCGGGACAAAGGTTACCCTACCGCTCACGAGTGCAAGCCACTGGGgtggttagatagtctttggctctATAACAAAGTTCCTAACGGGAAATGAAGCTTGTTATCGGACCAAAGATTATCCAACTATTCACTAGTGGGATCTTCAAAGGGGCAAGACTTCCAGTATTCAAATTCGTATTCTTCACAGTCGAACATTGGGGGTGGTAATAATATAAGAATGCGGCAACATGACTGTCACATAAACCGGGACTACAAAATCTGGGAACAAAATTATATCCTTAGGGACTGAGGACTGCGCGGCTagtcccgtagaaacaagttgtacaaattagccacaagtaatggtaaTTTCTTTTCAGTACAACGAATACTTATGTAATTTTGAAAATAGaaagaataaagtaaagtccttttatttttatcttgtttcttgtccgaacgatgaattaattttatcatttgaaagttaatcaagtacttcaaatgctagtgccggaatgaacatgagacgtcctcttcaagagcagtataaacataagagggccctctccttatcttatgaaaccctcacagtaaagggttggttctggaagaatttatgcccggaatCCAAATGCCATCGGGGAAAAATGCACCCGAAACCTTGCATAACGCGACGCAAAAAAGTAAATATTTGCGCAATGCTTAAATGAAAAAGCACTTTTATATAACAAACGTACCAAGCGgcacaagtacaaaagtattaaatgaaaaacaaaaaggaaagaaagcaaaAAATTAAACTACTGCATCCCTAGAACCCAGGGGATGAGAAGCGTCTGCGCCCATAGGAGAAGTAGTGGATCTGCCTCCGGCTCGTGATCTTGACCTTCATTATCATCTCATTCAAGTTCTTCCTCGGTTCCCGAGAACCCGGAATCAGAAACAGAAGAGTCAGTCACATCAGGTTGGACCAGGAGACCCCTTCGGGTTTAGCGTTGAAGCTCTTCCTTAAGCTAGTCAACCTCGGTCGAAAGGTTATTCCGCTCGGATCTAGTGGCTTGAAGGATGACGTCAAGGTCATGGATAGTGGAGTTATAAACTTTATTACGCTACATGACCTTCTTATACTTCTCTTCCATCCGGGCATGCTTTTCCTCAGCAGTAACATcctcttcagctttggagttcaagCCTGCCTCCAAATTATTTAGTCTTTCAGTAGAGGCAGCCTCGCGATCGGCAGCAGCAAGAACAACATTTTGGACCTCGGACCACTTTGCCTTGGCCTCTTGAAATTGTACCCTTAACAGGGCGGCCTCTTGGCTGAGAGTCACTCCTTCTTGCTCACTCTGCTGCAACTGAGCCTCCAACTCAACGGCTTTAACAGCTTGTGCTTCCAGTGTCGGGTGGCGAGCAGTAATTTGCTTTCTCTCGGCCAACAGTTAATCCCGCTCGGATGTGAGTTCCTCTTTATCAATGATCAACTTTggaaggccctcggaagcaaggaagTTAGCCTGCAAAGCAAAAGTTCAAATCAAAAATCATGTCATAGCTAAGCTAGAAGAAATAGTAAAGGGAACAAATATCGTACCATTGTTGCGTTGTGCATGACATTGTTTATCATACACTCCCCCGAGAGAATGTATTTTATTCTTATCCTTTTCTGAAGCTAGAGGCTTTAAGTAATTGGCGAGTTCCACTGACCGGGACATCAGATGGTACCTGGTAAAGACCGAGAGGGAGACGCTCCTCCTCCTTTAAGGATCTTCGAAGATGGGCGAATAGTTATGCCCCTAATTCCCATGGACTAGGGACTGGGGATGAAGGACATCCTCCTCTCGGGTGTCTGCGGccgatggagatgatgtagcagttgctggtggatAAGGCATGATTggcgaagaaggagatgaagctgatgccGTTGTGGGTTGAGAAGCAGTTGCGTCAAAAGCAGTGCAAGTTATTGGTTGCTCATTAACCGGAGATAGAAGAGGACCGGTACATAACCTCACAGTACCAAGAGCAATGACTGGGGCTCGAAAGCGAGAATTGGTATCCTCAACTATAACACACTCTACCCATAGCACTTGGACGTCATCATCGATTGGTTT is drawn from Nicotiana tomentosiformis chromosome 12, ASM39032v3, whole genome shotgun sequence and contains these coding sequences:
- the LOC104094616 gene encoding 14 kDa proline-rich protein DC2.15-like encodes the protein MASKRTTSLALFLLVNLLFFSLVSACGTCPSPKPKPKPTRSPNYKGKCPKNTLKLGVCANILGNLLGLKIGNIPKKPCCTLIKGLADVEAALCLCTAIKANVLGINLNVPLSLSLLLNVCGKKVPSGFICP